One region of Mycolicibacterium insubricum genomic DNA includes:
- a CDS encoding tyrosine-type recombinase/integrase → MSVHAENPRDFKDWCAKQSPLQRVGVLNLLGLQPVLSAEIRWGLYAHTLDTDPMCWQAYEIQRLINHCRERGYGSLFDLEAELSHRKTVNARVAMVAREIIDRLRPVYFSPSDTRDAGFIETDHFGHRFPTAASYFDLSGVQQPWLRDLLWDHLAELLRSPNPPRSRGPFDSFRRAAVELSAFLDLNAPQGGKLPPLLTTEHAQGFVADQRRREKNKMASLGVKRPDKRPSIVTGTTRRIVFNHIRKLLYSALESGRADEIQLPRDFITAFPYGGSDSRASRNPYSDDVARVLADEANLTAFAAKFDPYDRGLRDVWEVILATGRRCSEVLSLRLDCVGRYGSLPMLWHDQTKVGNLNAGIRIPERIYALIVARQEKTLVRFESRQGRRPTAAERRDIALFPSRVRNRSEQRAISYGFFSRSFSQWVQEMDLPPSVPHQARHTLATNLLRAGATLTHIRRYLGQVSDRMAEHYVTITDSDLEGVLQTLWVAGPSASEPGRLLSTPQEPLNREEARNLAIDLSRRSAPADGGFCTFQPVVKGSACPWNLNCHGCDKFVMSGADLVYWRRKQEQWRSIAERAPDDVTADYLHKVFEPTARAIAGLERALSSVGLLEEALTLDLRRPQDYFNRVWNTAFSVADLGELADAGSPA, encoded by the coding sequence CGTCCTCAATCTGCTTGGTCTTCAGCCTGTTCTCTCGGCAGAGATCAGGTGGGGTCTGTATGCGCACACACTGGACACCGACCCCATGTGCTGGCAGGCGTATGAGATCCAACGTCTCATTAATCACTGTCGCGAGCGGGGATACGGATCGCTGTTCGACCTTGAGGCCGAGCTGAGCCATCGCAAGACCGTGAACGCTCGCGTCGCCATGGTCGCCAGAGAGATCATCGACAGGCTCCGACCGGTTTACTTCAGCCCCTCGGATACAAGAGACGCCGGCTTCATTGAGACGGATCATTTTGGTCACCGCTTCCCAACGGCGGCAAGCTATTTCGATCTATCGGGTGTGCAGCAGCCTTGGCTACGCGATTTGCTCTGGGACCACCTCGCCGAGCTCCTTCGTTCCCCCAATCCGCCGAGAAGCCGCGGTCCCTTCGACAGCTTCCGTAGAGCCGCCGTTGAACTAAGCGCGTTTTTGGACCTCAATGCACCCCAAGGGGGCAAGCTCCCACCTCTGCTAACAACAGAACATGCACAAGGATTCGTTGCCGACCAGCGGCGAAGGGAGAAGAACAAGATGGCTTCCCTGGGTGTGAAGCGTCCGGACAAGAGGCCGTCGATTGTCACTGGCACGACCCGACGTATCGTGTTCAACCATATTCGGAAGCTTCTCTACAGCGCTTTGGAGTCCGGACGGGCAGATGAGATTCAGCTGCCGAGAGATTTCATTACGGCGTTTCCCTACGGTGGAAGCGATAGTAGGGCCTCCCGCAATCCCTATAGCGATGACGTCGCAAGGGTGTTGGCCGACGAGGCGAACCTAACCGCGTTCGCCGCCAAATTCGATCCATACGACCGGGGTCTTCGTGACGTCTGGGAAGTGATTTTGGCAACCGGGCGCCGATGCAGCGAGGTTCTTTCCCTGCGACTCGATTGTGTCGGCCGCTACGGCAGCCTTCCAATGCTCTGGCACGACCAGACGAAGGTGGGGAACCTCAACGCGGGCATAAGGATCCCGGAGCGCATCTACGCGTTAATCGTTGCCCGCCAGGAAAAGACGCTAGTGCGGTTCGAAAGTCGGCAGGGCCGCCGGCCAACCGCGGCGGAACGTCGGGATATCGCGTTGTTTCCCTCGCGTGTCCGAAACCGAAGCGAGCAGCGGGCGATTTCCTACGGGTTCTTCAGCAGAAGCTTCAGCCAGTGGGTTCAGGAGATGGACCTACCGCCTTCCGTCCCCCATCAAGCCCGCCATACCCTCGCGACAAACCTCCTGAGGGCTGGCGCAACGCTGACGCATATCCGTCGATACCTAGGGCAAGTCAGTGATCGCATGGCCGAGCATTACGTGACGATTACAGACTCCGACCTCGAAGGAGTTCTGCAGACACTATGGGTCGCAGGTCCATCCGCATCTGAGCCTGGACGGCTGCTTTCAACGCCGCAAGAGCCGCTGAATCGCGAAGAAGCTCGTAATCTGGCGATTGACCTGTCCAGACGCAGTGCGCCCGCGGACGGTGGCTTCTGCACCTTTCAGCCGGTCGTAAAGGGCTCAGCCTGCCCTTGGAACCTCAACTGTCATGGTTGCGACAAGTTCGTCATGTCCGGCGCGGACCTGGTCTACTGGCGTCGCAAGCAGGAACAGTGGCGCTCCATTGCCGAACGTGCGCCCGATGACGTAACGGCTGACTATCTTCACAAGGTGTTCGAGCCGACTGCGCGAGCGATCGCCGGACTAGAACGCGCGCTCTCAAGTGTTGGACTGCTGGAAGAGGCTCTCACGCTTGACCTCCGGCGTCCTCAGGACTACTTCAACAGGGTTTGGAACACAGCTTTCTCGGTTGCGGATCTTGGCGAGCTTGCAGACGCGGGCTCACCGGCATGA
- a CDS encoding DUF6262 family protein has protein sequence MTRNQPREEARRTDAANQTRRENVSAMLERLAKAMRQLDERGEGLTAAEVARRARVSRTFLYQNADARTMLSDFRVKAAQSSALAAERNASRREAIWRERALNAEDSLSEARGEITLQRRTIGSLLGKIEELESALPEESAKRLLGENESLALQVREIKQDLRNTEERLAAARANNRSLDERIAELEVTVLTRDGVKGD, from the coding sequence ATGACAAGGAATCAGCCGAGGGAGGAGGCGCGGCGGACCGACGCTGCGAATCAGACACGTCGGGAGAACGTCTCGGCGATGCTCGAAAGGCTTGCAAAGGCGATGCGCCAACTGGACGAACGCGGCGAGGGTCTCACGGCCGCGGAAGTAGCTCGTCGGGCACGGGTCTCTCGTACCTTTCTTTACCAGAATGCGGACGCGCGAACGATGCTTTCGGACTTCAGGGTGAAGGCGGCGCAATCTAGTGCGCTTGCTGCGGAACGGAATGCAAGCCGGAGAGAAGCGATCTGGCGTGAGAGAGCTCTCAACGCGGAGGACAGCTTAAGTGAGGCGCGAGGTGAAATAACACTGCAGCGCAGAACAATTGGCTCACTGCTTGGGAAGATTGAAGAGCTTGAGTCTGCTTTGCCAGAGGAGAGCGCCAAACGGTTGCTGGGCGAAAACGAATCACTAGCACTTCAGGTCCGGGAAATAAAGCAAGATCTTCGCAATACCGAAGAGAGATTGGCGGCAGCGCGGGCCAATAACAGGTCGCTAGATGAAAGGATCGCGGAACTCGAAGTCACGGTCCTGACTAGAGATGGAGTTAAGGGGGATTAG
- a CDS encoding YVTN family beta-propeller repeat protein, whose product MATARFLTAATLSVACLSLGACSGRQNAAPSAPPAAAATGSVWVADEGADSLSVIDAATHSIAMTMTGINAPHNVQAVRDGAVVYATSGADMVVAIDPMTYRVTATAPTGSHPAHVIEAPNGKVYVTNAGDGTVSVYQGQGLIPAGEITLGGMPHGMRPASGGSVIVVANMTAGALDLIDPATDRAVGAVPVGTSPVQVAVSADGRYAYTGITDPPRVVKVDLSQRKVLEAAAVPTPAVQLYLTPDEKTIVSADQGSRDKPGRTLSVIDTAAMTTRSTVPTGSGPHGVAIDTTGHFAWVTNSYDNTVSAIDLTSLSVSATIPVAAAPNGISYSPRPPAPAAAATTTLDIPAHTTAAPQESPPNPHSGHH is encoded by the coding sequence ATGGCCACCGCACGATTCCTCACCGCCGCGACGCTGAGCGTGGCCTGCTTGAGCCTGGGCGCCTGTTCGGGACGCCAAAACGCCGCCCCCTCCGCACCGCCAGCGGCCGCCGCGACCGGTTCGGTTTGGGTCGCCGACGAAGGCGCCGACAGCCTCAGTGTCATCGACGCGGCCACCCACTCGATAGCCATGACCATGACCGGCATCAACGCCCCCCACAACGTTCAGGCCGTTCGTGACGGCGCAGTGGTGTACGCAACCAGCGGCGCCGACATGGTGGTCGCCATCGACCCGATGACCTACCGGGTCACCGCCACGGCCCCGACCGGATCCCACCCCGCCCACGTCATCGAGGCACCCAACGGCAAGGTCTACGTCACCAACGCCGGGGACGGCACTGTGTCGGTGTATCAGGGGCAGGGCCTGATCCCGGCCGGCGAGATCACCCTCGGCGGGATGCCGCACGGGATGCGGCCGGCTTCCGGAGGTTCAGTGATCGTGGTGGCGAACATGACGGCCGGCGCCCTGGACCTGATCGACCCGGCCACCGACCGCGCCGTCGGCGCAGTGCCGGTGGGCACATCCCCCGTACAGGTCGCCGTGAGCGCCGACGGCCGATACGCCTACACCGGGATCACCGATCCGCCCAGAGTGGTGAAAGTCGATCTGTCCCAACGCAAAGTGCTCGAAGCCGCGGCCGTGCCCACCCCTGCCGTCCAGCTGTATCTGACCCCCGACGAGAAGACCATCGTGTCCGCCGACCAAGGCAGCCGCGACAAGCCGGGCCGCACCCTGTCGGTCATCGACACCGCCGCGATGACCACCCGGTCAACCGTGCCCACCGGATCCGGCCCACACGGCGTCGCGATCGACACCACCGGACACTTCGCGTGGGTCACCAACAGCTACGACAACACCGTCTCCGCCATCGACCTGACAAGCCTGTCGGTGTCGGCAACCATCCCGGTCGCCGCCGCACCCAACGGCATCAGCTACTCACCCCGCCCACCGGCGCCCGCAGCTGCCGCCACAACCACTCTCGACATCCCAGCACACACCACCGCCGCCCCACAGGAAAGCCCGCCCAACCCGCACAGCGGGCACCACTAA
- a CDS encoding L,D-transpeptidase — MPSALSCPPLLCARHAESAPDSHRAVVPPAPVTLSMSLAPNAQHVDPLAPVTVTATAGTLLSVRMVNDAGKPIDAVVTPDNTVWKPTVPLGYGRTYTVTATGRGEDQTTRALVSSFTTLIPGNQAAVRLTTTGNQNLVDGGTYGIGTVVVARFDEPVPDRAAAQRTLRVTTDPPVEGAWTWLDDATAHWRPRHYYTPGTTVSVAANIYGVPLGDGLYGQADTAVSFRIGDAHVSIANDITKQVSVFSNGKLVRTMPTSMGMGGSETIGGRTISFWTQPGVYTVMDKANPVVMDSSTYGLPINSRLGYKETINWATRISTDGIYLHELEDTVWAQGNTNVSHGCLNLSADNARWFYDFSQPGDVVEVRDTGGAPLELWQNGDWSVPWPQWLAGGTATPSPPPPAGNNAASTPDGPGSR, encoded by the coding sequence ATGCCCAGCGCGTTGAGCTGCCCGCCGCTGCTGTGTGCCCGTCACGCCGAGTCGGCCCCCGACTCCCACCGCGCCGTGGTGCCACCGGCTCCGGTCACGCTGTCGATGAGCCTTGCACCGAATGCGCAGCACGTCGATCCGCTCGCACCGGTCACCGTCACCGCGACCGCCGGGACCCTGCTGAGCGTGAGGATGGTCAACGACGCCGGCAAGCCCATCGACGCGGTGGTGACCCCGGACAACACGGTGTGGAAACCGACCGTGCCGTTGGGGTACGGCCGCACCTACACCGTGACCGCCACCGGCCGCGGTGAAGACCAGACGACCCGGGCTCTGGTGTCGAGTTTCACCACCCTGATCCCGGGCAATCAGGCCGCGGTGCGGCTGACCACCACCGGCAACCAGAATTTGGTCGACGGCGGCACCTACGGCATCGGAACCGTTGTGGTCGCCCGGTTCGACGAACCCGTCCCCGACCGCGCCGCCGCCCAGCGCACCCTGCGGGTCACTACCGACCCGCCGGTCGAGGGCGCCTGGACGTGGCTCGACGACGCCACCGCGCACTGGCGGCCCCGCCACTACTACACGCCGGGAACCACCGTGTCGGTGGCAGCCAACATCTACGGCGTTCCCCTCGGCGACGGCCTCTACGGGCAGGCCGACACCGCGGTCAGCTTCCGCATCGGCGACGCCCACGTCTCGATCGCCAACGACATCACCAAGCAGGTCAGCGTGTTCAGCAACGGAAAGCTGGTGCGCACCATGCCCACCTCGATGGGCATGGGCGGCAGTGAAACCATCGGCGGGCGCACCATCAGCTTCTGGACCCAGCCCGGCGTCTACACCGTGATGGACAAGGCCAACCCGGTCGTCATGGACTCCTCGACCTACGGGCTGCCGATCAACTCCCGGCTGGGCTACAAGGAAACGATCAACTGGGCGACCCGCATCAGCACCGACGGTATCTACCTGCATGAACTCGAAGACACCGTGTGGGCGCAGGGCAACACCAACGTCTCCCACGGCTGTTTGAACCTCAGCGCCGACAATGCCCGCTGGTTCTACGATTTCTCCCAGCCCGGCGACGTCGTCGAGGTCCGCGACACCGGCGGAGCTCCGCTGGAACTGTGGCAGAACGGGGATTGGAGCGTGCCGTGGCCGCAGTGGCTCGCCGGCGGCACAGCCACCCCCAGCCCGCCGCCACCTGCGGGCAACAACGCGGCGAGCACACCGGACGGACCCGGGAGCCGATGA
- a CDS encoding YcnI family copper-binding membrane protein, producing MFTPLRRTAGVLLVSAAVALIFSPSAAAHVDATLDGTGPGGFGVVTLGVPTEAGKPPTTKVEVRIPEETPLRTVRAEPVAGWTLDIQKRKIDPPLRKDDGTPVNEVVSTVTWTAAPGGGFPQGQFQEFALYLGPMPDADTFALPTTQTFSDGSSEAWTEQSTGGDKPKFPVPTVTIGKQATGGLLPVIAWTALGFSVVGLGLGVFAIDRASRRPAGGDPSSDTRALTPDPAVH from the coding sequence ATGTTCACACCCTTGCGGCGCACAGCCGGAGTCCTATTGGTCAGCGCGGCCGTGGCCCTGATTTTCAGCCCGTCGGCGGCCGCCCACGTCGACGCCACCCTCGATGGCACCGGCCCGGGCGGATTCGGCGTGGTCACCCTGGGGGTTCCCACCGAGGCAGGTAAGCCGCCCACCACCAAGGTCGAAGTCCGCATCCCCGAGGAGACACCGCTGCGGACGGTGCGGGCCGAACCGGTCGCGGGCTGGACGCTGGACATCCAGAAGCGCAAGATCGACCCGCCGCTGCGCAAGGACGACGGAACCCCGGTCAACGAGGTGGTCAGCACAGTGACCTGGACAGCGGCCCCCGGTGGCGGCTTCCCGCAAGGGCAGTTCCAGGAATTCGCCCTCTACCTAGGGCCCATGCCCGACGCCGACACCTTCGCCTTGCCCACCACACAGACCTTCTCCGACGGCTCCAGTGAAGCGTGGACCGAGCAGAGCACCGGCGGCGACAAGCCCAAGTTCCCCGTCCCCACCGTGACCATCGGGAAGCAGGCCACCGGCGGGCTGCTGCCCGTCATCGCCTGGACCGCGCTGGGGTTCTCGGTCGTCGGATTGGGCCTGGGGGTGTTCGCGATCGACCGGGCCTCCCGCCGGCCCGCCGGCGGCGACCCGTCGTCGGACACCCGGGCACTGACCCCCGACCCCGCGGTGCACTGA
- a CDS encoding MFS transporter, with translation MGVVASWRSFGWPSRLLMINQFGINLGFYMLMPYLAGYLAGPLGLAAWAVGLVLGVRNFSQQGMFIVGGTLADRLGCKPLIVAGCLLRTAGFGLLVFAQSLPMVLIASAATGFAGALFNPAVRAYLAADSGERRVEAFAVFNVFYQAGILAGPLVGLAFMAVDFRATAAAAAAVFALLTIAQLFALPRRDPDPVEDQTSIWQDWRAVLANRSFLLFAAAMTGSYVLSFQVYLALPLHAADLAPQHQALLIAALFVVSGVVAVAAQLRVTRWFSSRWGTSRSLVIGMTVVALSFTPLILLPDTRFGTPAGIAALLLSTAVLAIGSAAVFPFEMDTVVGLSGGRLVGTHYGFYSTIVGVGILAGNVATGALMQAANQHSLGVLVWTALTGIGLLCTAALHTLARNGHLREAHLATANP, from the coding sequence ATGGGCGTGGTCGCTTCGTGGCGCAGTTTCGGCTGGCCGAGCCGGTTGCTGATGATCAACCAGTTCGGCATCAACCTCGGCTTCTACATGCTGATGCCCTACCTGGCCGGCTATCTGGCCGGGCCGCTGGGGTTGGCGGCGTGGGCGGTCGGCCTGGTGCTGGGGGTGCGCAACTTCTCCCAGCAGGGCATGTTCATCGTCGGCGGCACCCTGGCCGACCGGCTGGGCTGCAAACCGCTCATCGTGGCGGGCTGCCTGCTGCGCACCGCGGGCTTCGGGCTGCTGGTGTTCGCCCAATCACTACCCATGGTGCTGATCGCCTCGGCTGCAACGGGTTTCGCCGGGGCGCTGTTCAACCCGGCCGTGCGCGCCTACCTGGCCGCCGATTCCGGGGAGCGCCGCGTGGAGGCGTTCGCAGTGTTCAACGTCTTCTACCAGGCCGGCATCCTGGCCGGGCCGCTGGTCGGCCTGGCGTTCATGGCCGTGGACTTCCGGGCGACCGCCGCCGCGGCGGCCGCGGTGTTCGCGCTGCTGACCATCGCCCAGCTCTTCGCGCTGCCCCGCCGCGACCCCGACCCGGTCGAGGACCAGACCTCGATCTGGCAGGACTGGCGCGCCGTGCTGGCCAACCGCTCCTTCCTGCTGTTCGCCGCGGCGATGACCGGCTCCTACGTGCTGTCCTTCCAGGTCTATCTGGCCCTGCCTTTGCACGCCGCGGACCTTGCACCCCAGCACCAGGCGCTGCTGATCGCCGCGCTGTTCGTGGTGTCCGGCGTGGTGGCTGTGGCCGCACAACTGCGGGTCACCCGCTGGTTCTCCTCGCGCTGGGGAACCAGCCGCTCCCTGGTCATCGGCATGACCGTGGTGGCACTGTCCTTCACCCCGCTGATCCTGTTGCCCGACACCCGGTTCGGGACACCTGCTGGGATCGCGGCGCTGCTGCTGAGCACCGCCGTGCTGGCGATCGGTTCGGCCGCGGTGTTCCCCTTCGAAATGGACACCGTGGTGGGCCTGTCCGGCGGCCGACTGGTCGGCACCCATTACGGCTTCTACAGCACCATCGTCGGCGTCGGCATCCTGGCCGGCAACGTCGCCACCGGGGCGCTGATGCAAGCCGCCAACCAGCACAGCCTGGGAGTACTCGTGTGGACGGCGCTGACCGGCATCGGACTGCTCTGCACCGCCGCACTGCACACCCTCGCCCGCAACGGCCACCTCCGGGAAGCCCACCTGGCAACGGCGAACCCATGA
- a CDS encoding PLP-dependent cysteine synthase family protein, giving the protein MTSVLPFDPPHRRRTHPRLLHGQDPAATIAATVGNTPILHITTPFTGGDRGFWAKLEGFNPGGIKDRPALHMVERARARGDLAPGSRIIESSSGTLGLGLALAAKVYGHPVTVVTDTGLEPIVARMLSAYGVVVDQVSEPHPDGGWQQARCDRVAQLLAEDPGAWHPDQYNNPDNVDAYRGLALELQAQLGRVDVLVCSVGTGGHSAGVARVLRESNPGMELIGVDTVRSTIFGQPAGPRLMRGLGSSIYPQNVDYEAFTEVHWVAPGEAVWASRELAAAQYATGGWSVGAVGLVAGWAARTYPAGTTIAAIFPDGPQRYFDTVFNDDYCREHGLLDQQPPPSEPLTVADPTETVITSWTRCATVVDPTRAVR; this is encoded by the coding sequence ATGACCTCTGTTCTTCCTTTCGACCCCCCGCACCGGCGCCGCACCCATCCGCGGCTGCTGCATGGCCAGGACCCCGCCGCAACGATTGCCGCCACGGTGGGCAACACCCCGATTCTGCATATCACCACCCCGTTCACCGGTGGCGATCGAGGATTCTGGGCCAAACTCGAAGGCTTCAATCCGGGCGGGATCAAGGACCGCCCCGCGCTGCACATGGTGGAGCGGGCCCGCGCCCGCGGAGACCTTGCCCCCGGGTCACGGATCATCGAGTCCAGCAGCGGCACACTGGGTTTGGGCCTGGCCCTGGCCGCCAAGGTGTACGGGCACCCGGTCACCGTGGTCACCGACACCGGGCTGGAGCCGATCGTGGCCCGGATGCTGTCGGCCTACGGCGTCGTGGTCGACCAGGTCAGCGAGCCACACCCCGACGGCGGATGGCAGCAGGCCCGATGCGATCGGGTCGCACAGTTGCTTGCCGAGGACCCCGGCGCCTGGCATCCCGACCAGTACAACAACCCCGACAACGTCGACGCCTACCGCGGACTCGCCCTGGAACTGCAGGCCCAACTGGGCCGCGTCGACGTTCTGGTGTGCTCGGTGGGCACCGGAGGGCACTCGGCGGGGGTGGCGCGGGTGCTGCGGGAGTCCAACCCCGGCATGGAGTTGATCGGGGTGGACACGGTCCGGTCCACGATTTTCGGGCAGCCGGCCGGGCCGCGGTTGATGCGCGGGCTGGGATCGAGCATCTATCCCCAGAATGTGGACTACGAGGCATTCACCGAGGTCCACTGGGTCGCCCCCGGCGAGGCGGTGTGGGCATCGCGGGAACTCGCGGCGGCTCAGTATGCGACCGGCGGGTGGAGTGTGGGCGCGGTCGGCCTGGTGGCCGGATGGGCGGCGCGAACCTACCCGGCCGGGACCACCATCGCCGCGATATTCCCCGACGGTCCGCAGCGCTATTTCGACACCGTCTTCAACGACGACTACTGCCGCGAGCATGGACTGCTGGATCAGCAGCCGCCGCCGTCGGAGCCGCTGACGGTTGCCGATCCCACCGAAACGGTCATCACTTCCTGGACCCGCTGCGCCACGGTGGTCGACCCGACCCGGGCGGTGCGCTGA
- the lpqS gene encoding putative copper homeostasis (lipo)protein LpqS, which produces MLEAQFGTAGSGTHAATVGIIMVTRRTLRSARFWAAIGLVFVALFSAAPASAASPAAPQVDHHVTADGHHDQLAFTDHAHIGAAATADAQDEVGDIVASRLRPALLAVGLLFAAALLWGLLPRETPLVGRDPPRGPIVVSSGRDVLARLCISRR; this is translated from the coding sequence TTGCTCGAAGCGCAGTTCGGGACGGCCGGATCGGGCACGCACGCTGCTACCGTCGGCATCATCATGGTCACCCGACGGACACTGCGCAGCGCCCGGTTCTGGGCGGCGATCGGACTGGTGTTCGTCGCGCTCTTCAGCGCGGCACCGGCCAGCGCGGCCTCCCCGGCTGCCCCGCAGGTCGACCACCATGTGACCGCTGACGGCCACCACGACCAGCTTGCCTTCACCGACCACGCCCATATCGGCGCCGCCGCGACAGCTGATGCTCAAGACGAGGTCGGCGACATCGTGGCCTCCCGGTTACGCCCCGCGTTGCTGGCCGTGGGCCTGCTCTTCGCCGCCGCACTGCTGTGGGGATTGCTGCCCCGGGAGACGCCCCTGGTCGGGCGGGATCCCCCGCGCGGGCCGATCGTGGTTTCTTCGGGCCGTGACGTTCTGGCCCGGCTGTGCATTTCGCGTCGCTGA
- a CDS encoding heavy metal translocating P-type ATPase — translation MPTSTAVLDVHGLHWATSAAVVESALTRRPGVTGVHANAANQTATVTYDSTATSVADLTNWVRECGFHCAGRSVPDHMCDPMSEPAGPPAEHPADHQVVGEHAHHAPATQHSPHEMMGHGGHAGMSMDAMVRDMRNRFLVALVLSIPIMLFSPMGRDMLGFHVPAPFGLRDDVFSFLLSLPVVFYSAWIFFDGAWRALRARTLDMMVLVAVAVGAGWLYSVAITFTGGGEVFYEAASVLTAFVLLGHWFEMRARGGANEAIRTLLELAPPMAVVIRGGEPVEVPTADVVAGDLLLIRPGAKIAVDGTVEEGASDVDESMVTGESLPVSKAAGDTVIGASINTTGTLRVRATNVGSDSVLAQIVAMVQQAQNSKAPGQRLADRAAFWLVLVALIGGTVTFLVWWSVGAGVQTALLFAITVVVITCPDALGLATPTAIMVGTGLGAKRGVLFKNATALETAARIDTVVMDKTGTLTKGEPEVTDLIAEAISEPELLGLVAAVEKESEHPLAAAIVRHATARGATAASATGFRNVPGHGATATVDGRRVAVGNRKLMVDEDVDVPAALMGRRDEWASTGRTAVLVAVDGRGVGVIALADAARETSAAAVRDLHDLGVQVVMLSGDNQATARRIADQLGIDTVIAEVLPGDKAAEIADLQKAGRKVAMVGDGVNDAPALAQADLGVAIGAGTDVAIETADLVLMRSDPLDVPIALRIGRGTLRKMRQNLWWAVGYNVIALPIAAGVFQPAFGLVLRPEIAALSMSGSSLIVAVNALMLKGLKLPAPPAAPSNPGPVTVTQ, via the coding sequence ATGCCCACCTCGACCGCGGTACTCGACGTTCACGGCCTGCACTGGGCCACTTCCGCCGCGGTGGTCGAGTCGGCCCTGACGCGCCGCCCGGGGGTGACCGGGGTGCACGCCAACGCGGCCAATCAGACCGCGACGGTCACCTACGACTCAACGGCGACCTCCGTGGCCGACCTCACCAACTGGGTGCGCGAGTGCGGCTTCCACTGCGCGGGCCGCTCGGTTCCCGACCACATGTGCGACCCGATGTCAGAGCCTGCCGGCCCGCCCGCAGAGCACCCCGCCGACCATCAGGTAGTCGGCGAACACGCCCATCACGCCCCGGCGACACAGCACAGCCCGCACGAGATGATGGGCCACGGCGGACACGCCGGCATGTCGATGGACGCCATGGTGCGCGATATGCGCAACCGGTTCCTGGTGGCACTGGTGTTGTCGATCCCGATCATGCTGTTCTCGCCGATGGGCCGCGACATGCTCGGGTTCCATGTGCCCGCCCCGTTCGGGCTGCGCGACGACGTGTTCAGCTTCTTGTTGAGCCTGCCGGTGGTGTTCTACTCGGCGTGGATCTTCTTTGACGGCGCCTGGCGGGCGCTGCGCGCCAGGACCCTGGACATGATGGTCCTAGTCGCCGTCGCAGTCGGCGCGGGCTGGCTCTACAGCGTCGCGATCACCTTCACCGGCGGCGGCGAGGTGTTCTACGAGGCCGCATCGGTGCTGACAGCCTTTGTGCTGCTGGGACATTGGTTTGAGATGCGCGCCCGCGGCGGGGCCAACGAGGCGATCCGCACCCTGCTGGAGTTGGCCCCACCGATGGCGGTGGTGATCCGCGGCGGCGAACCGGTGGAGGTGCCCACCGCCGACGTGGTGGCCGGGGACCTGCTGCTGATCCGGCCCGGGGCCAAGATCGCCGTGGACGGCACCGTCGAGGAGGGCGCCTCCGACGTCGACGAGTCGATGGTGACCGGGGAGAGCCTGCCGGTGTCCAAAGCCGCCGGGGACACCGTGATCGGGGCGTCGATCAACACCACCGGCACACTGCGGGTACGGGCGACCAACGTGGGCTCCGACAGCGTGCTGGCCCAGATCGTGGCGATGGTCCAGCAGGCGCAGAACTCCAAGGCCCCCGGGCAGCGACTGGCCGACCGGGCGGCGTTCTGGCTGGTGCTCGTCGCGCTGATCGGCGGGACGGTGACCTTCCTGGTCTGGTGGTCCGTCGGGGCAGGGGTGCAGACCGCACTGCTGTTTGCGATCACGGTCGTGGTCATCACCTGCCCGGACGCCCTCGGTCTGGCCACCCCGACGGCCATCATGGTCGGCACCGGTCTGGGCGCCAAACGCGGAGTGCTGTTCAAGAATGCGACCGCCCTGGAAACCGCGGCGCGCATCGACACCGTCGTGATGGACAAGACCGGCACCCTGACCAAAGGCGAGCCCGAAGTCACCGACCTCATCGCCGAGGCAATCAGCGAGCCCGAACTGCTGGGCCTGGTGGCGGCGGTGGAAAAAGAGTCCGAGCACCCGCTGGCCGCCGCGATCGTGCGCCACGCCACCGCACGGGGAGCGACCGCTGCGTCCGCGACCGGCTTCCGCAACGTGCCGGGCCACGGGGCCACGGCCACCGTGGACGGCCGGCGGGTGGCCGTCGGCAACCGCAAACTGATGGTGGACGAGGACGTGGACGTCCCGGCGGCGTTGATGGGCCGCCGCGACGAATGGGCCTCCACCGGCCGCACCGCGGTCCTCGTCGCCGTCGACGGCCGCGGAGTGGGTGTGATCGCGCTGGCCGATGCCGCCCGGGAAACCTCCGCCGCCGCGGTCCGGGACCTGCACGACCTGGGTGTGCAGGTCGTGATGCTCAGCGGTGACAATCAGGCCACCGCGCGCCGCATCGCCGACCAACTCGGCATCGACACCGTCATCGCCGAGGTGCTGCCCGGGGACAAGGCCGCCGAGATCGCCGACCTGCAGAAGGCGGGCCGCAAGGTCGCCATGGTCGGCGACGGCGTCAACGACGCTCCCGCGCTGGCGCAGGCCGACCTGGGGGTGGCGATCGGGGCGGGCACCGATGTTGCGATCGAAACCGCCGATCTGGTGTTGATGCGCTCCGATCCCCTCGATGTGCCGATCGCGTTGCGGATCGGGCGGGGCACCCTGCGCAAGATGCGCCAGAACCTGTGGTGGGCGGTGGGCTACAACGTGATCGCGCTCCCGATCGCAGCCGGGGTGTTCCAACCGGCGTTCGGGCTTGTGTTACGCCCGGAGATCGCCGCGTTGTCAATGTCGGGATCCAGTCTCATCGTGGCCGTCAACGCCCTGATGCTCAAGGGCCTCAAACTTCCGGCACCCCCGGCGGCGCCTAGCAACCCCGGCCCCGTAACGGTCACCCAATGA